Proteins from a genomic interval of Watersipora subatra chromosome 10, tzWatSuba1.1, whole genome shotgun sequence:
- the LOC137406995 gene encoding uncharacterized protein, protein MFWKDIWEKETTHNTTANWLKRLKESHQNTVAQQGLTISKVDIKCRVQHMKNWAAPGHDMIQAFWLKKFTSFHTKMVKQMECPIEEGDHPDWLTKGRTVLLIKDPKQGPIPKNYRPITCLPTTWKLLSGIVADKLEEHMSHYMTR, encoded by the exons atgttctggaaggacatctgggagaaagagactactcataacaccactgcaaattggctgaagagacTTAAAGAGAGTCACCAaaacactgtggctcagcaaggactcaccatcagcaaagtggacatcaagtgcagagtgcaacatatgaagaactgggcagcccctggccatgacatgattcaagccttctggttgaagaaatttaCATCATTTCACACTAAAATGGTTAAACAGATGGAATGCCCaatagaagaaggcgaccatccggattggctgaccaaaggacgaactgtacttctgataaaagatccaaagcaggggccgattcccaagaactatcgaccaataacgtgcttgcctaCCACCTGGAAACtcctctcaggaatagttgcagacaaactggaagagcacatgagtcactatatgacca GATAA